A genomic window from Peromyscus maniculatus bairdii isolate BWxNUB_F1_BW_parent chromosome 1, HU_Pman_BW_mat_3.1, whole genome shotgun sequence includes:
- the Nxf1 gene encoding nuclear RNA export factor 1 isoform X1 produces the protein MADRGKSYNEHDDRVSFPQRRKKGRGPFRWKCEGNRRSGRGGSGVRSSRFEEDDGDVAMNDPQDGPRVRYNPYANRPNRRGDTWHDRDRIHITVRRDRAPPERAGAGTSQDGTTKNWFKITIPYGKKYDKTWLLSMIQSKCSVPFNPIEFHYENTRAQFFVEDASTASALKAVNYKIHDQENRRISIIINSSAPPHTVQNELKPEQIEQLKLVMSERYDGSQQALDLKGLRSDPGLVAQNIDVVLNRRSCMAATLRIIEENIPELLSLNLSNNRLYKLDDMSSIVQKAPNLKTLNLSGNELKSEWELDKIKGLKLEELWLDRNPMCDNFQDQSTYISAIRERFPKLLRLDGHELPPPIAFDIEAPTVLPPCKGSYFGTENLKSLVLHFLQQYYAIYDSGDRQGLLDAYHDSACCSLTVPSTPQNSVRNLGEYVKDSRNVKKFKEPTVRFRLLKHTRLNVVAFLNELPKTQHDINSFVVDISAQTRTLLCFSVNGVFKEVDGKSRDSLRAFTRTFIAVPASNSGLCIVNDELFVRNASPEEIQRAFAMPAPTPSSSPVPTLSPEQQAMLQAFSTQSGMNLEWSQKCLQDNNWDYHISAEAFTRLKTKGEIPKAAFIQ, from the exons ATGGCGGACAGAGGGAAGTCATACAACG AGCATGATGACCGTGTTAGTTTCcctcagagaagaaagaaaggccgCGGGCCTTTCCGTTGGAAGTGTGAGGGGAATCGTCGGTCTGGAAGAGGTGGTTCTGGTGTACGGTCCTCCCGGTTTGAGGAAGATGATGGAGATGTGGCAATGAATGATCCCCAAGATGGCCCCCGAGTAAGATA CAACCCCTATGCCAACCGGCCTAACCGTCGGGGGGATACTTGGCATGATCGAGATCGAATTCATATTACTGTAAGGAGAGACAGAGCTCCTCCAGAGAGAGCAGGAGCTGGTACCAGCCAAGATGGGACCACCAAGAACTGGTTCAAGATTACA ATTCCTTATGGCAAAAAGTATGACAAAACGTGGCTCTTGAGCATGATTCAGAGCAAGTGCAGTGTCCCCTTCAACCCCATTGAG ttTCACTATGAAAACACACGGGCCCAGTTTTTTGTGGAAGATGCCAGTACTGCTTCTGCATTAAAGGCTGTAAACTATAAGATTCACGATCAAGAAAACAGAAGG aTATCTATCATCATCAACTCCTCTGCTCCACCTCACACTGTACAGAATGAACTGAAGCCTGAACAAATAGAGCAGCTCAAG cTGGTCATGAGTGAACGATATGATGGCTCCCAACAAGCACTTGACCTCAAGGGCCTCCGCTCAGACCCAG GTTTGGTGGCCCAGAACATTGATGTTGTTCTAAATCGCAGAAGCTGTATGGCGGCCACACTGCGGATCATTGAAGAGAATATTCCTGAG CTACTGTCTTTGAACTTGAGCAACAACAGACTATACAAGCTGGATGATATGTCCAGCATTGTACAGAAAGCGCCGAATCTAAAGACCCTAAATCTCTCTGGAAACGAA TTGAAGTCTGAGTGGGAATTAGACAAGATAAAAGGGTTGAAGTTGGAAGAGTTGTGGCTTGACAGAAACCCCATGTGTGATAACTTCCAAGACCAGTCCACCTATATCAG CGCCATTCGCGAACGATTTCCCAAGTTATTACGCCTG GATGGCCATGAGCTACCCCCTCCAATTGCCTTTGATATTGAAGCCCCCACAGTGCTACCACCCTGCAAG GGAAGCTATTTTGGAACAGAGAACCTAAAGAGTTTGGTCCTGCACTTCTTGCAGCA GTACTACGCAATTTATGACTCAGGAGACCGCCAGGGTCTCCTGGATGCCTACCATGATAGCGCCTGTTGTTCGCTAACCGTTCCTTCCACCCCCCAGAACTCTGTCCG caacttaggtgAATACGTCAAAGACAGCAGAAACGTGAAGAAGTTTAAAGAGCCCA CCGTGCGATTCCGGCTATTGAAGCACACACGTCTCAACGTTGTTGCCTTCCTCAATGAGTTACCTAAAACTCAACATGACATCAATTCCTTTGTGGTAGACATAAGTGCGCAAACA agGACATTGCTGTGTTTTTCTGTCAATGGAGTCTTCAAGGAAG TGGATGGGAAGTCTCGAGATTCGTTACGTGCTTTCACAAGAACGTTCATTGCTGTTCCTGCCAGCAATTCAGG GCTATGTATTGTAAATGATGAATTGTTTGTGCGGAATGCCAGCCCTGAAGAAATCCAAAGAGCCTTCGCCATGCCTGCACCCACACCTTCTTCCAGCCCAGTACCCACGCTCTCCCCAGAACAACAGGCAATGTTGCAAGCATTCTCTACCCAGTCTGGCATGAACCTCGAGTGGTCTCAGAA GTGCCTTCAAGACAATAACTGGGACTACCACATATCTGCTGAGGCCTTCACTCGTCTCAAG ACCAAGGGAGAGATTCCAAAAGCAGCGTTTATTCAATGA
- the Nxf1 gene encoding nuclear RNA export factor 1 isoform X2 translates to MNDPQDGPRVRYNPYANRPNRRGDTWHDRDRIHITVRRDRAPPERAGAGTSQDGTTKNWFKITIPYGKKYDKTWLLSMIQSKCSVPFNPIEFHYENTRAQFFVEDASTASALKAVNYKIHDQENRRISIIINSSAPPHTVQNELKPEQIEQLKLVMSERYDGSQQALDLKGLRSDPGLVAQNIDVVLNRRSCMAATLRIIEENIPELLSLNLSNNRLYKLDDMSSIVQKAPNLKTLNLSGNELKSEWELDKIKGLKLEELWLDRNPMCDNFQDQSTYISAIRERFPKLLRLDGHELPPPIAFDIEAPTVLPPCKGSYFGTENLKSLVLHFLQQYYAIYDSGDRQGLLDAYHDSACCSLTVPSTPQNSVRNLGEYVKDSRNVKKFKEPTVRFRLLKHTRLNVVAFLNELPKTQHDINSFVVDISAQTRTLLCFSVNGVFKEVDGKSRDSLRAFTRTFIAVPASNSGLCIVNDELFVRNASPEEIQRAFAMPAPTPSSSPVPTLSPEQQAMLQAFSTQSGMNLEWSQKCLQDNNWDYHISAEAFTRLKTKGEIPKAAFIQ, encoded by the exons ATGAATGATCCCCAAGATGGCCCCCGAGTAAGATA CAACCCCTATGCCAACCGGCCTAACCGTCGGGGGGATACTTGGCATGATCGAGATCGAATTCATATTACTGTAAGGAGAGACAGAGCTCCTCCAGAGAGAGCAGGAGCTGGTACCAGCCAAGATGGGACCACCAAGAACTGGTTCAAGATTACA ATTCCTTATGGCAAAAAGTATGACAAAACGTGGCTCTTGAGCATGATTCAGAGCAAGTGCAGTGTCCCCTTCAACCCCATTGAG ttTCACTATGAAAACACACGGGCCCAGTTTTTTGTGGAAGATGCCAGTACTGCTTCTGCATTAAAGGCTGTAAACTATAAGATTCACGATCAAGAAAACAGAAGG aTATCTATCATCATCAACTCCTCTGCTCCACCTCACACTGTACAGAATGAACTGAAGCCTGAACAAATAGAGCAGCTCAAG cTGGTCATGAGTGAACGATATGATGGCTCCCAACAAGCACTTGACCTCAAGGGCCTCCGCTCAGACCCAG GTTTGGTGGCCCAGAACATTGATGTTGTTCTAAATCGCAGAAGCTGTATGGCGGCCACACTGCGGATCATTGAAGAGAATATTCCTGAG CTACTGTCTTTGAACTTGAGCAACAACAGACTATACAAGCTGGATGATATGTCCAGCATTGTACAGAAAGCGCCGAATCTAAAGACCCTAAATCTCTCTGGAAACGAA TTGAAGTCTGAGTGGGAATTAGACAAGATAAAAGGGTTGAAGTTGGAAGAGTTGTGGCTTGACAGAAACCCCATGTGTGATAACTTCCAAGACCAGTCCACCTATATCAG CGCCATTCGCGAACGATTTCCCAAGTTATTACGCCTG GATGGCCATGAGCTACCCCCTCCAATTGCCTTTGATATTGAAGCCCCCACAGTGCTACCACCCTGCAAG GGAAGCTATTTTGGAACAGAGAACCTAAAGAGTTTGGTCCTGCACTTCTTGCAGCA GTACTACGCAATTTATGACTCAGGAGACCGCCAGGGTCTCCTGGATGCCTACCATGATAGCGCCTGTTGTTCGCTAACCGTTCCTTCCACCCCCCAGAACTCTGTCCG caacttaggtgAATACGTCAAAGACAGCAGAAACGTGAAGAAGTTTAAAGAGCCCA CCGTGCGATTCCGGCTATTGAAGCACACACGTCTCAACGTTGTTGCCTTCCTCAATGAGTTACCTAAAACTCAACATGACATCAATTCCTTTGTGGTAGACATAAGTGCGCAAACA agGACATTGCTGTGTTTTTCTGTCAATGGAGTCTTCAAGGAAG TGGATGGGAAGTCTCGAGATTCGTTACGTGCTTTCACAAGAACGTTCATTGCTGTTCCTGCCAGCAATTCAGG GCTATGTATTGTAAATGATGAATTGTTTGTGCGGAATGCCAGCCCTGAAGAAATCCAAAGAGCCTTCGCCATGCCTGCACCCACACCTTCTTCCAGCCCAGTACCCACGCTCTCCCCAGAACAACAGGCAATGTTGCAAGCATTCTCTACCCAGTCTGGCATGAACCTCGAGTGGTCTCAGAA GTGCCTTCAAGACAATAACTGGGACTACCACATATCTGCTGAGGCCTTCACTCGTCTCAAG ACCAAGGGAGAGATTCCAAAAGCAGCGTTTATTCAATGA
- the Tmem223 gene encoding transmembrane protein 223, producing the protein MAAPWRRSVSGLLSVLRSHPLHRLLQNGVPRDVLLFQHERGRFFAILGLFCAGQGIFWTSLAVAALSRPLIRVPAEAPNRGYTDLRSALWRYGLAVGCGTMGALVLGAGLLYSLRSVRSVMLLAGGQQVTLTTYAPFGLGTRFTVPLNQVSCVAHRAEAPAMLPLKVKGRRFYFLLDKAGHFPNTQLFDNTVGAYRSL; encoded by the exons ATGGCGGCTCCCTGGCGGCGGTCGGTCAGCGGGCTGTTGTCTGTACTGCGGTCCCACCCTTTGCACCGGCTTTTGCAAAATGGGGTCCCACGGGATGTGCTGCTTTTCCAGCACGAACGGGGCCGCTTCTTTGCCATCCTTGGACTGTTTTGCGCCGGCCAGGGCATCTTCTGGACCTCCCTGGCTGTTGCAGCCTTGTCCCGACCTCTGATCCGGGTTCCTGCGGAGGCTCCAAACCGGGGCTACACGGACCTGCGCTCGGCACTCTGGCGCTACGGGCTAGCTGTTGGTTGCGGCACGATGG GAGCCCTGGTCCTTGGTGCTGGTCTTCTCTACTCTCTCCGATCTGTGCGGTCAGTCATGCTTCTTGCAGGGGGGCAGCAGGTGACACTCACCACTTATGCCCCCTTTGGCCTGGGAACCCGTTTCACAGTTCCGTTGAACCAGGTTTCCTGCGTGGCCCACAGAGCTGAAGCTCCTGCTATGTTGCCTCTGAAGGTCAAAGGCCGACGCTTTTACTTCCTTTTGGACAAAGCTGGACATTTCCCCAACACTCAGCTCTTCGATAACACTGTGGGTGCCTATCGGAGCCTGTGA
- the Tmem179b gene encoding transmembrane protein 179B, which produces MALRWLQRVELALFAAAFLCGAVAAAALTRTQGSFGGSCPLYGVAVLNGSSLVLSSPSASSLCYFVAGASGLLALYCLLLLLFWVYSSCIEDSHRGSIGLRIALAISATAVFLVLVSACILRFGTNSLCNSIISLNHTISCSEAQKISWTPPGTAVQFYSNLQNAETSSWVNLVLWCLVLMLQVMQCKSEAAPYRPQERGDPEWSSETDALVGQRLSHT; this is translated from the exons ATGGCGCTGCGCTGGTTGCAGCGAGTTGAGCTCGCGCTGTTTGCTGCCGCCTTCCTGTGCGGGGCCGTGGCTGCCGCGGCACTGACTAGGACCCAG GGCTCCTTCGGTGGTAGCTGTCCCTTGTATGGTGTGGCTGTCCTCAAtggctcctctctggtcttgtcaAGTCCCTCAGCCTCTTCCCTCTGCTACTTTGTAGCTGGGGCTTCAGGCCTCTTGGCCCTCTActgccttctgcttctcctcttctGGGTCTACAGCAGCTGCATCGAGGACTCTCACAG AGGCTCAATAGGGCTCCGAATTGCTTTGGCCATCTCAGCTACAGCCGTCTTCCTGGTCTTAGTGTCTGCCTGTATACTTCGATTTGGCACCAATTCTCTCTGCAATTCCATCATCTCCTTGAACCATACAATTAG CTGCTCTGAAGCCCAGAAAATCTCATGGACACCCCCTGGAACTGCTGTGCAGTTTTACTCCAATCTACAAAACGCTGAA ACCTCTTCTTGGGTGAATCTGGTATTGTGGTGTCTGGTCTTGATGCTCCAGGTCATGCAGTGCAAGTCTGAAGCCGCCCCATACCGGCCTCAGGAGAGGGGTGACCCAGAGTGGAGCTCTGAGACTGATGCTCTTGTTGGGCAACGCCTGTCTCACACCTGA